In Nocardioides jishulii, the DNA window GGCGCGGAGCAGTTCTGGGCCAACGTGGTCGCCGGCACCGACCACGTCACCGAGGTGCCCGCCGACCGGTGGGAGACCGACCTCTACTTCGACGCCGAGGCCACGGGCCGCAGCGCCGGTCACAAGACCCCCTCGAAGTGGGGCGGCTTCATCGACCCCGTCGGCTTCGACCCGCTGGCCTACGGCATCCCTCCCGCCTCGCTGGCCGCGATCGAACCCGTGCAGCTGCTCAGCCTCGAGGTGGCCGCCCGTGCGCTGGCCGACGCCGGCTACGCGACCCGCGACTTCGACCGCGAGCGCGCCTCGGTGGTCTTCGGCGCCGAGTCCGGCAACGAGCTCGGCGGGATGTACGGCGTACGCGCCTTCCTGCCCCAGCTGCTCGGCGAGGTGCCCGAGGAGCTCCAGGGCTGGCTCCCCACGCTCACCGAGGACTCGTTCCCCGGTGTGCTCGCCAACGTGATCGCCGGCCGCATCGCCAACCGCCTCGACCTCGGCGGGGTCAACTACACCGTCGACGCGGCCTGCGGCTCGTCGTTGGCCGCCCTCGACGCGGCGTGCAAGGAGCTGCGTACGGGTGCTTCCGACCTCGTCATCGCCGGTGGCGCCGACCTGCACAACGGCCTCAACGACTACCTGATGTTCTCCTCGGTCCACGCCCTGTCGCCCTCGGGTCGTTGCCGTACGTTCGACGCCAGCGCCGACGGCATCGCGCTCGGCGAGGGCATCGCCGCGGTCGTGCTCAAGCGCCGGGTCGACGCGGAGCGCGACGGCGACCGGATCTACGCGATCATCGACGCCGTCGCCGGCTCCTCCGACGGCCGCCACCTCGGGCTCACCGCTCCTCGCAAGGAGGGCCAGCAGCGCGCCGTCGTCCGGGCACTGGAAGCCTCGGGCGTCGACCTCCACGAGGTCGGCCTGGTCGAGGCGCACGGCACCGGCACCGTGGTCGGCGACCGCACCGAGATGGCCACCCTCACGGAGCTCTTCGCGCAAGGCCACGTCGAGGCCGGCTCGGTCGTGCTCGGGTCGGTGAAGTCGCAGATCGGCCACACGAAGTGCGCCGCCGGCCTCGCCGGCCTGATCAAGGTCGCGAAGGCCGTGCACCACGGCGTCCTGCCGCCCACGATCAACCTGGTCGAGCCCAACCCCTACTACGAGGCCGGTTCGAGCCCCTTCCGCTTCCACGACAAGCCGCGCCCGTGGGCTGCGGAGACCCGCCGCGCCGGCGTCAGCGCGTTCGGCTTCGGTGGCACCAACTTCCACGCGGTGGTCTCCTCGTGCGACGCGGGCGACCGTCCCGCCCACGGCCTGACCCAGTGGCCGGCGGAGCTCTTCGTCGTCCGCGGCACCACCGAGGCCGACGCCGCCCGGTCGGTCGCTGCCCTGCGCGACACCGTCACGGCCGTCGCCGCCAGCGACCCGGACGCCCAACGCCACCGCCTGCGCGACCTCGCCTGGGCCGTCGCACGCCAGGGCCGTGGACCCGTACGGGCCGCCTTCGTCGCCTCCTCGTTCGCGGAGGTGCTGCGGCGGCTGGACGAGGCCGAGGCACGGGGCTTCGCCGCGCCGGACGACGCCGAGCGTGGTCAGGTCGCCTTCCTCTACCCGGGTCAGGGGAGCCAGCGGCCCGGCATGCTCAACGACCTCTTCGTCACCTTCGGCGGACTCGACGACCTGCTCCGCGAGGGCGCCGAGTGGGCGGAGGCCATGTTCCCGCCGGCCGCCTTCACCAAGGAGCAGCGCGCCGCCCAGCAGGCCGCGATCACCTCCACCGACGTCGCCCAGCCCACGCTCGGGATCGCCGCGGTGGCGATGACCCGCCTGCTCGCCCGCGTCGGCATCGCCCCCGACGTCGCCGCCGGTCACTCCTACGGCGAGCTGGCCGCCCTGGCCGCAGCCGGCACCTTCGACGACGCCACCCTGCTCTCGCTCAGCGCCGCTCGCGGCGGTGCGGTCCTGACGGCCGTCGAGCGTTCCGGCGGTGACCCCGGCACCATGGCCGCGGTCTCGCTGACGCTGCCCGAGGTCACCGACCGCCTCGCCGCCTGGCCCGACGTCGTCGTGGCCAACCACAACGCGCCGCGTCAGGTCGTGGTGTCGGGCCCGACCAACTCGGTGCGCGCGGCGGTCGAGGCGCTGGAGGCCGACGGGGTCCGCGCCACGCTGCTCCCGGTCGCGTGCGCGTTCCACTCGCCGCTGGTCGCCGAGGCGTCGTCGATCCTGGCCGAGCACCTGGAGCAGGTCGACGTGGCCGCCCCGGCCTTCCCGGTCTGGTCCAACACCACCGCCGAGCCCTACCCGAGCGACCCGGCCGCCGTACGGTCGCTGCTCGCCGACCAGGTCGCCGATGGGGTGCGCTTCGTCGACCAGGTCGAGTCGATGTACGCAGCGGGCGTGCGTACGTTCGTCGAGGCCGGTCCCGGTCGCGTGCTCTCCGGCCAGGTCGCCAAGATCCTGGGCGACCGCCCGCACACCGTGATCGCCTGCGAGGTGCCGGGAGAGCCCGGCGTACGCCGTTTCCTCGAGGCCGTCGCCCAGCTCACGCTTCTCGGGGCCCCGGTCGACGAGACCAGCCTCTTTGCCGGTCGCGCCGACGTCGTCGACCTGCGTACGTGGCCGCTCAAGGCCCCGGGCTGGAGCATCGACGGCGCCTTCGTACGCCGTGCCGACGGCTCGGTGCTGCCCAACAGCCTCCAACCCGCCGGGACCATGCCGGCCCTGGCCGGGACCGGCGCACCTGCCGCTGGCGCGACCATCCCCGCGGCGGCCGGCGCGACCCCCGCTGTCTCCACCGCTGTTCCCGCCGCTGTTCCCGCCACAGGGCCCCACGTCAGCAGTGCCGTCGCCGGTGGCGACGGGGAAGGACTCCACATGCCCGCCTTCGACGAGCAGGACGCTCCCGCCTTCGCAGGGACCGGCGCCGACGCCGTGGTCCACGAATACCTCCGCTCGATGCGTCAGGTCGTGGCCGCTGAGCGCGACGTGCTGCTGCGCTACCTCGGCGCCCCTGCGGTCACCGTCGCCACGTCGAACGTGGTGACGTCGCAGGCCATCGCGTCCCCGGTCACCACGCCCGTCGCGGCCCAGGTCGACGCCCAGGCACCCGTCCCCGCGCAGGAGCCGGCAGCCACCGTTTCCGTGATCACCTCACCCGTCTCCGCCGTTCCCGTGGCTGCCGTGCCCGCAGCCGCCGTGGCCGCTGCCCCGGCCATCGACCTGATGGCCGCCGTCCAGAAGGTCGTCTCCGAACGCACCGGCTACCCCGTCGACATGCTCGAACCCGACCTCGACCTCGAGGCCGACCTCTCCATCGACTCCATCAAGCGCATCGAGATCGTCGGCGAGCTCGCCGAACGCATCGGACTCGGCTCCGGCGGCACCCTCGCCGACGACGTCGTCGAGGAGCTCTCACGCCACAAGACCCTGCGCGCCATCGTGGACTGGGTCACCGGCCAGGTCGGCGTGCCCGCCACCACCACCGCCCCGGCTGCCGAGGGTCCTGCCGCGACCTCGGCAGCCGGGGCCGCGGTCGCCCCGCCCGCCGTCGTCCCTGCGTCCACCGCACCTGCGCCCGCCCCCGCGGTCGACCTGATGGCCGCCGTCCAGAAGGTCGTCTCCGAGCGCACCGGCTATCCCGTCGACATGCTCGAACCCGACCTCGACCTCGAGGCCGACCTCTCCATCGACTCCATCAAGCGCATCGAGATCGTCGGCGAGCTCGCCGAACGCATCGGACTCGGCTCCGGCGGCACCCTCGCCGACGACGTCGTCGAGGAGCTCTCACGCCACAAGACCCTGCGCGCCATCGTGGCGTGGATCGAGTCGCAGAGCGGGGCAGCACCGGCAGCACCGGCAGCGCCCGTAGCCGTACGCACCCCGGCAGCACAGACCGCCCCGACCGGCCAGACACAGGCCAGTCCGAAGCACCCCACTCGGACGCAGACCACCCGGGCGCTGACCAGCCCTACGCAGGCCGCCCCGGCGCAGGCCACGGCGCCCACCGCCGAGCTGGTCCTTCCGACGGGGCTCTTCGAGCTGACCGTCGAGCCCCTCGGCCCCACGATGGCGCTGGGCGACCTGACCGGCGCGAGCGTCGCCCTGGTCGAGGGCCACCGGGCGCTCACCGACGAGGTCGACTCCGCCCTCACCGAACGGGGCGCACAGGTCGCCCGCCTCACCCACCGCCAGGTCGGTGAGCACCAGAACCTCCTCGGGCAGGTCGACGTCCTCGTCGACCTCAGCGCGACCGCCGGCGAGCCGTTCGTCGACGCACGTACGGTCTTCGGCGCGGTCCAGCCGTCCCTCCTGGGTCGGGCCGGCAAGGTCCTCGCCGTCGACGTCGCGCTGCACGCCCCGGGCCAGGAGGCGATCGGCGTACCCACCGGCGTACCGGGCATGTTCCGCTCGCTCGCACGGGAGTACCCCGATCGCCTCCTGCGCTCGGTCGAGGTCGACGCCGCGGACCTCGATGGTGACCTGGCCCCGCTCGCCGGGGCCGTCGTCGACGAGCTGCTCGACGTCGACGCGCCCCCGTCGCTCTCCTGGGCCGGCGGCCGGCGCACCACCCGGGTCGCCGGAGAGGTGCGCCGTCTGGAGCAGGAGATCGGCGCGCTCGACCTCACCTCCGAGTCGGTCGTCGTGCTCACCGGCGGCGCACGCGGGATCACCGCCCGCATCGCCGAGGGCCTGGCCCGCACCGCCCGTTGCCGCCTCGTCCTGGTCGGCCGCTCGCCCTACCCGACGGAGGCCGAGAGCCCTCTCCTTGCCGGGGCTCGTACGCTGCCCGAGCTGCGCCGCCGCGTCCTCGAGATCGGCGAGGTACGCACGCCCGCCGAGGTGGAACGGGTCTGCGCCGAGGTGCTCGCCTCCCGCGAGGTCATCGCCACCCTGGAGACGCTGCGCAGCCTCGGCGCCGACGCGGAGTACGTCGCCATGGACGTCCGCTCCCCCGGCTTCGGGGCCCTGCTCGACGCCCTGCACACCACCTTCGGTCGCCTCGACGGCGTCATCCACGGCGCCGGCGTGCTCGACGACCGCTTGGTGCGCGACAAGAGCGCCGAGGGATTCGACCGCGTCTTCGGGACGAAGGTCGACTCCGCGCGGGCCATCCTCGACCGCCAGCACCTGGGCCTGAAGTTCGTCGCGCTCTTCGGCTCCATCAGCGGGGTCTTCGGCAACAAGGGGCAGGTCGACTACGCGGCGGCCAATGACGCCCTCGACGCCCTCGCCCGCGCCCACGACGGCCGCCACGGGTGCCGCGTCCTGTCGCTCGACTGGGGCCCGTGGGCGGGCGGCGGCATGGTCTCGCCCGAGCTCGAGCGGGAGTACGCCCGGCGCGGCGTCGGCCTGCTGCCCCCGGCCGACGGCGTACGCGCGCTCCTGCAGGAGGTCGCCTCGGCGACCGGTCCCTCGCAGGTCGTGGTGATGGCGGGCAGCCCTGACGCCTTCGCGACGAGCGCCACCCCGCTGGCCCGTACCGGAGGCGTGGCCGGCTCCCTCGTACCCCAGGGGACGCTCGCACCGTGACCGGACAACGTCGCCGCACCACCGGCCACGGACCCCGCCCCGACGACGTCGCGATCGTCGGTGTCGCCGGGGTGTTCCCGGGCGCCCCCGACGCGTCGACCTTCTGGCGCAACGTCGTCGACGGCGTCGACTCGATCACCGACGCCCCGGCGAGTCGGTGGGACCCCGTCTTCTTCGACGCCGACGCCAAGTCCGCCGACCGGTTCTACACACGGCGCGGCGGGTTCGTCGACGACGTCGCGACCTTCGACCCGTTGGCCTTCGGGATCATGCCGGTCGCGATGGAGTCCGCCGAGCCCGACCAGCTGCTGGCGCTCGCCGCGGCGGCCGCCTGCCTGGCCGACGCCGGTGACGTGCACGAAGGCGTCGACCCCGCCAAGGTCGCGGTGCTCCTGGGCCGCGGCGGCTACCTGGGCGACGGGATCGCCCGACTGGACCAGCGCGTACGCACCGCCCAGCAGGTCGTCGAGGTGCTGCGCAGCGTCGTGCCCGGCATCACCGACGCCCAGCTCGACCGGGTCAAGGCGGAGTTCCAGGACTCGCTGGGGCCCGAGCGCCCCGAGGGCGCCATCGGCCTGGTGCCCAACCTGGCCGCCTCCCGCATCGCCAACCGCTTCGACTTCCAGGGCCCGGCGTGGACGGTCGACGCCGCCTGCGCGAGCTCGCTGATCGCCGTCGAGCAGGGCGTCGACCTGCTGCGCTCGGGGCGCAGCGACCTGGTGCTCGCCGGCGGCGTGCACCACTGCCACGACCTCACCCTGTGGAGCGTCTTCTCCCAGCTGCGCGCCCTCTCGCCCAGCGGCGGGATCCGCCCCTTCTCCGACGCCGCCGACGGCGTGCTCATCGGCGAGGGCACCGGCCTGATGGCGCTGCGCCGCTTGGCCGACGCCGAGCGCGACGGCGACCGGGTCTACGCGGTGATCCGCGGCACCGGCGTGTCGAGCGACGGCCGGGCCGCCTCCCCGATGAGCCCCCGTCGCGAGGGTCAGGTGCAGGCCGTCACCGCCGCGTGGCAGGCCGCGCGCCTCGACCCCCGCCTCGTCGGACTCGTCGAGGCCCACGGCACCGCCACCCCGCTGGGCGACCGCACCGAGCTGGCCACCCTGCGCAGCGTCTTCGGGGCGTACGACCCCGCCTCCGGCCCCCGCGCCGCCCTCGGGTCGGTGAAGTCGAACATCGGCCACGCGATGCCCGCGGCCGGCGCCGCCGGGATGGTCAAGGCGGCGCTGGCGCTGCACCACCGCGTCCTCCCGCCGACCCTGCACGCGCAGGACCCGCACCCCGACGTCGACGCGACCCGGTTCCGGCTGCTCACCCAGGCGGAGCCGTGGGAGAGCGAGACCGAGCGCCTGGCCGGGGTGAACGCCTTCGGCTTCGGTGGCATCAACGCCCACGTCGTGCTCTCCGAGGCCCCCCGCGGCGACGCCGCGTCGGTGGCGCCGGTGACCGGTGCCAGGGCGACGATGCAGACCCCCGCCGAACGCGCAGCCGCCGCACCCCTGGACGAGGAGGTGCTGCTCCTGGCCGGCACGGACGCGGCCGACCTGCTCACCCAGCTCGACGCCCTGGTCGCGCAGGGGCGTACGACGACCGACGCCGTCCCCGGCGGCGGACCGGCGCGCCTCGCGATCATCTCCCCCGACGAGCGGCGGCTCACCCTGGCCCGCAAGGTGCTGACCCGCGGCACCGCCTTCCGCGGGCGCAACGACGTCTGGTTCGACCCCGAAGGCCTGCTGCGTGAGGGCCAGGTCGCCTTCCTCTTCCCGGGGGTGGAGCCGGAGTTCGACCCGCAGGTCCACGACGTGGCCGAGCGCTTCGGCCTGGAACGCCCCGACATGGGCAGCCCCGAGGACGGTCTCCAGTCCCAGGGACTCGGCATCGTCGCCGTCGGCCGCCTGCTGACCGACGCCCTGGCCGGGCTCGGGGTGCGACCGGACCTGGTGGCCGGCCACAGCCTCGGCGAGTGGACCGGCCAGATCGTCTCGGGCATGGTGCCCGCCGACAGCATCGACGACCTGCTGGCCAAGCTCGCCCCCGACGCGATCGAGGTGCCCGACGTGGTCTTCGTGGCGCTCGGCGCCGGCGTCGAGGTCGCCACCGAGATCGCCGAGAGCCTCGACCAGGCCTACGTCAGCCACGACAACTGCCCGCACCAGTCCATCGTCTGCGCCCCACAGGCCGTGGTGCCGGCGGTCGTCGAGGCGGCCCGCGAACGCAAGGTGATGGCGCAGGAGCTGCCCTTCCGCTCCGGCTTCCACTCGCCGCTCTTCGCCCCCTTCATCCAGGGCATCCACGACAACTTCGAGTCGATCACCCTGCAGCCGGCCGAGATCCCGCTGTGGTCGGCGACGACCCTGTCGCCCTACCCGGACAGCACCGAGGAGATCACCGCCCTCTTCACCCGGCACCTGGTCGAGCCCGTGCGCTTCCGCGAGCTGACCGCCGCGCTGCACGACGCCGGCGTACGCGCCTTCGTGCAGGTCGGGTCCGGCAGCCTCACCGGCTTCCTCGACGACACCCTGCGCTCCCACGACGTGGTCACGGCCTCAGCCATGGCGACCCCGGGCGGGCGCACCA includes these proteins:
- a CDS encoding type I polyketide synthase, producing MTGQRRRTTGHGPRPDDVAIVGVAGVFPGAPDASTFWRNVVDGVDSITDAPASRWDPVFFDADAKSADRFYTRRGGFVDDVATFDPLAFGIMPVAMESAEPDQLLALAAAAACLADAGDVHEGVDPAKVAVLLGRGGYLGDGIARLDQRVRTAQQVVEVLRSVVPGITDAQLDRVKAEFQDSLGPERPEGAIGLVPNLAASRIANRFDFQGPAWTVDAACASSLIAVEQGVDLLRSGRSDLVLAGGVHHCHDLTLWSVFSQLRALSPSGGIRPFSDAADGVLIGEGTGLMALRRLADAERDGDRVYAVIRGTGVSSDGRAASPMSPRREGQVQAVTAAWQAARLDPRLVGLVEAHGTATPLGDRTELATLRSVFGAYDPASGPRAALGSVKSNIGHAMPAAGAAGMVKAALALHHRVLPPTLHAQDPHPDVDATRFRLLTQAEPWESETERLAGVNAFGFGGINAHVVLSEAPRGDAASVAPVTGARATMQTPAERAAAAPLDEEVLLLAGTDAADLLTQLDALVAQGRTTTDAVPGGGPARLAIISPDERRLTLARKVLTRGTAFRGRNDVWFDPEGLLREGQVAFLFPGVEPEFDPQVHDVAERFGLERPDMGSPEDGLQSQGLGIVAVGRLLTDALAGLGVRPDLVAGHSLGEWTGQIVSGMVPADSIDDLLAKLAPDAIEVPDVVFVALGAGVEVATEIAESLDQAYVSHDNCPHQSIVCAPQAVVPAVVEAARERKVMAQELPFRSGFHSPLFAPFIQGIHDNFESITLQPAEIPLWSATTLSPYPDSTEEITALFTRHLVEPVRFRELTAALHDAGVRAFVQVGSGSLTGFLDDTLRSHDVVTASAMATPGGRTTHSGLAQLRRVALALWSAGHDVDLAPLGHGATAHRAAVAREDVRPARGLPVRMGSTLVRDLTPLEVTAPTPAAAELPQAELSVPADVPALRPTTSALASEFQALVRDATQAAQQVVTAAAHAGVRPTQPSGPTQPTQPTQPSNPRPRLTPAAHESESTLELSVAAQPWWGDHAFYPQPPDWPCLEDRFPLVPLTALIEMLADEARTLVPGSVVVAVEQVKAFRWLAVEPAATVTVRAVLDEAASREATAAAGVETYCVRATIDGHARAVVRLAAAHPGAPAPRASEVHGEIPRAWTVEQIYPDGHLFHGPAYQGIGGVEAFGTDGIRGTLETKPFPGSLLDNAGQLFGIWVAARVDKDRLVLPTSVDEFAFFGEHPAPGTVVECVVNCTEIAETHVRADLELTVEGRVWCRISGWEDRRFQSDDRLFVMLREPGDHLLAVPQPGGWFLVVEGWPDSASREVVMRRFLNQDERPTHMALNPRAQRSRLLGRIAAKDAVRARMFTAGFPSVFPAELTVDNADSGRPQVRVLGGSDVPGVADLRLSIGHTLGAKGAPPVGVGVAMVADGVDVGIDVERVDTRSEHFASTAMGEAELALFTRHFGALTGRERDRELTRWWAAKEAAAKAAGTGFEGRPRDFAVVEVVRVPATGESASTVDLRVGDRWIATTSIHPFVAPDPSSPEPVPPEPITPEPSTTAASPDAAAPEEYIVAWTELEPRHG
- a CDS encoding type I polyketide synthase; its protein translation is MPQCDSFTLPAGAETVVAADPVGQPNPALVAAARRAGGTGLLDAPTPDAYARAHAELTRRRAQDAWLRPGPALDAAAEEVTASVVVLELAGRGAPAEVVERWTAPGRRLIAQVTSRAEAVAAVDAGFDGLLASGCEAGGRVGPTESFILLQQTLDLGLPVWLRGGVGLHTAAAVVAGGGAGVVLDTQLGLLRESLLDAATRSALAAMDGSETRVVAGWRFFTRPDLPAARLPEDASADEVADLVGASITADLVPFGQDSATAAGLAERFVTVGGVVQGITASITEHLAAAATAPPLAPGAGVSVAHGTVYPIAQGPMTRVSDRAGFAAAVAGGGGLPFLALALMPGHEVRALLTETKELLGDRAWGVGLLGFAPPELLAEQLAVVHEVAPPFALVAGGRPSQSAALDAAGIPAYLHVPSPGLLDRFLADGARAFVFEGRECGGHVGPRSSFALWEAQIERLMAVDDPENLRVLLAGGVHDARSAAMAGAALAPLAAKGAQVGVLMGTAYLFTAEAVAAGAIQPAFQEMAVDCDTTVLLETAPGHATRCVETDFVRAFAARRDELVAAGVDAKERWAELEQLNLGRLRIASKGLTRGEQGLEEVDVDQQRAEGMYMIGEVATLRHEVTSIEDLHADVSAGSAAWALPGAVTEQGETPEADPFDIAIVGMESFFPGAVGAEQFWANVVAGTDHVTEVPADRWETDLYFDAEATGRSAGHKTPSKWGGFIDPVGFDPLAYGIPPASLAAIEPVQLLSLEVAARALADAGYATRDFDRERASVVFGAESGNELGGMYGVRAFLPQLLGEVPEELQGWLPTLTEDSFPGVLANVIAGRIANRLDLGGVNYTVDAACGSSLAALDAACKELRTGASDLVIAGGADLHNGLNDYLMFSSVHALSPSGRCRTFDASADGIALGEGIAAVVLKRRVDAERDGDRIYAIIDAVAGSSDGRHLGLTAPRKEGQQRAVVRALEASGVDLHEVGLVEAHGTGTVVGDRTEMATLTELFAQGHVEAGSVVLGSVKSQIGHTKCAAGLAGLIKVAKAVHHGVLPPTINLVEPNPYYEAGSSPFRFHDKPRPWAAETRRAGVSAFGFGGTNFHAVVSSCDAGDRPAHGLTQWPAELFVVRGTTEADAARSVAALRDTVTAVAASDPDAQRHRLRDLAWAVARQGRGPVRAAFVASSFAEVLRRLDEAEARGFAAPDDAERGQVAFLYPGQGSQRPGMLNDLFVTFGGLDDLLREGAEWAEAMFPPAAFTKEQRAAQQAAITSTDVAQPTLGIAAVAMTRLLARVGIAPDVAAGHSYGELAALAAAGTFDDATLLSLSAARGGAVLTAVERSGGDPGTMAAVSLTLPEVTDRLAAWPDVVVANHNAPRQVVVSGPTNSVRAAVEALEADGVRATLLPVACAFHSPLVAEASSILAEHLEQVDVAAPAFPVWSNTTAEPYPSDPAAVRSLLADQVADGVRFVDQVESMYAAGVRTFVEAGPGRVLSGQVAKILGDRPHTVIACEVPGEPGVRRFLEAVAQLTLLGAPVDETSLFAGRADVVDLRTWPLKAPGWSIDGAFVRRADGSVLPNSLQPAGTMPALAGTGAPAAGATIPAAAGATPAVSTAVPAAVPATGPHVSSAVAGGDGEGLHMPAFDEQDAPAFAGTGADAVVHEYLRSMRQVVAAERDVLLRYLGAPAVTVATSNVVTSQAIASPVTTPVAAQVDAQAPVPAQEPAATVSVITSPVSAVPVAAVPAAAVAAAPAIDLMAAVQKVVSERTGYPVDMLEPDLDLEADLSIDSIKRIEIVGELAERIGLGSGGTLADDVVEELSRHKTLRAIVDWVTGQVGVPATTTAPAAEGPAATSAAGAAVAPPAVVPASTAPAPAPAVDLMAAVQKVVSERTGYPVDMLEPDLDLEADLSIDSIKRIEIVGELAERIGLGSGGTLADDVVEELSRHKTLRAIVAWIESQSGAAPAAPAAPVAVRTPAAQTAPTGQTQASPKHPTRTQTTRALTSPTQAAPAQATAPTAELVLPTGLFELTVEPLGPTMALGDLTGASVALVEGHRALTDEVDSALTERGAQVARLTHRQVGEHQNLLGQVDVLVDLSATAGEPFVDARTVFGAVQPSLLGRAGKVLAVDVALHAPGQEAIGVPTGVPGMFRSLAREYPDRLLRSVEVDAADLDGDLAPLAGAVVDELLDVDAPPSLSWAGGRRTTRVAGEVRRLEQEIGALDLTSESVVVLTGGARGITARIAEGLARTARCRLVLVGRSPYPTEAESPLLAGARTLPELRRRVLEIGEVRTPAEVERVCAEVLASREVIATLETLRSLGADAEYVAMDVRSPGFGALLDALHTTFGRLDGVIHGAGVLDDRLVRDKSAEGFDRVFGTKVDSARAILDRQHLGLKFVALFGSISGVFGNKGQVDYAAANDALDALARAHDGRHGCRVLSLDWGPWAGGGMVSPELEREYARRGVGLLPPADGVRALLQEVASATGPSQVVVMAGSPDAFATSATPLARTGGVAGSLVPQGTLAP